From the Candidatus Omnitrophota bacterium genome, one window contains:
- a CDS encoding CopG family antitoxin, with product MRKIKLTKQEKAAEDALLRGEYVSVSKEKFAEIAAALEARKKDAVLNIRVNSYDLEHIKQKAQKLGIKYQTFISEVLHSVAEA from the coding sequence ATGAGAAAAATCAAGTTGACTAAGCAGGAAAAGGCTGCTGAGGATGCGTTATTGAGAGGGGAATATGTTAGCGTAAGCAAAGAAAAGTTTGCTGAAATAGCGGCTGCGCTTGAGGCCAGAAAAAAAGACGCCGTCTTGAATATCCGCGTGAATAGTTATGACTTAGAACATATTAAGCAAAAGGCGCAGAAATTAGGCATCAAGTATCAAACTTTTATTTCGGAGGTTCTGCATAGTGTTGCAGAAGCGTAA